In Drosophila teissieri strain GT53w chromosome 2R, Prin_Dtei_1.1, whole genome shotgun sequence, the following proteins share a genomic window:
- the LOC122615065 gene encoding uncharacterized protein LOC122615065, which translates to MSKHNTRLEKQVKFRALQEDISSTYLKSPRHKEVNIKRKKSTSKSENLTEHGLTSCLITSSSDLRIAGGANDPAQRHTGKLPRTDSECQFKAPGHRFLTEQDTTVNSHEVKMSPRVVMKKDLGHKCDFFAKAEDTRPFKSKVTQTLYRESSAQTMSYLPEILEPDSVETLELFSLPSIFPEANRPGLHDVEVLERARKRWAFSDALKIHFRRLLQEARKVAIKTEYKEILEAFEWEEWIQREEDIQECQMMRLQIVIKMFDKREKEMHAASKSRIEKACERIEQRRQAGLRKNEIEFQRGMRRLEFQVNRNPRRWEKQSPMHSLGSPCSEFYAPLSRYGVDPARRNFVSKTAQSAFDMRIDNLEKKVNITDLKCPFRKLKDWSKPKKYDQEYERNFCKEGNLQKLFESLKGLRTQANTEKEEPKCLVKRRKPELGRAASLMTLAYLTDLYDKGSDPDTFGTFKPPPKPVMNHMTDTMLLHLKNDRKREEMEHMLNIYEGTYVGWVMQFLSEEMTRLSELRRLHFFSIMAQKERWRREAAEAGLRQKENDMRLLYEELFQHCNVVHNEISHKYFANMLSSDMYNMAEDLAGESVSELAKQIDTDIMRWLESFKLIQNPLTYVPLRVMLNDMISPNMNRILQLYENSLIAQYVVDDVIFPKVWNELDPFDIGATLTSDLIDRLIDNDLYLMSTDSESETPQKTSWQEAYAIIRKVIRRAVPGDRWLEINERIVIENYNDLFDDVFASIFDKMENLPAVKPSDLIELCQTVSHDYIHCMDNIREKENVNIEYDTSLPGSEFEKKQMLNILKKNKAEKITRNLENFDKPLENDQASASDIFIRSQVFNPIPIVMSTPSDLFSLRSALDVSHASNLGSFVGRGYRVVLPNEDERNPIIDMVKHAIESEPSGNTVTSIESPKVWSHKTQSAINLRPRISGTSPSHDERAEEDNLKPLDSSTIPSPGDAETVVSTPVELSPVKESTSQNVIPISLASSVIISSDTATNDLDQETDTERKMPSTVDFNLEPQAGPDSDVGPNSESGPEVQELSPWREDSLSFIPPVRSSGFKTSSLIKSDKGTHSSRKSKTKK; encoded by the exons atgtCCAAACACAATACGCGACTCGAAAAGCAGGTTAAGTTTAGGGCTCTTCAGGAGGACATATCATCTACGTATCTAAAATCACCAAGACACAAAGAGGTTAATATCAAACGGAAAAAGAGCACTTCCAAATCTGAAAATCTGACTGAGCATGGCCTTACATCTTGTCTGATCACCAGCTCGTCTGATCTACGGATCGCAGGAG GTGCTAATGACCCAGCACAGCGCCATACTGGGAAATTGCCTCGCACCGACAGCGAGTGTCAGTTCAAAGCCCCGGGACACAGATTTCTTACCGAACAAGATACAACTGTGAACTCCCATGAGGTCAAGATGAGCCCCAGGGTAGTCATGAAAAAGGATTTAGGGCACAAATGTGATTTCTTTGCTAAGGCCGAGGACACGCGACCGTTTAAGAGTAAGGTCACACAGACGCTTTACAG GGAATCCTCTGCGCAGACAATGAGCTATTTGCCTGAGATTTTAGAGCCAGACAGTGTAGAAACTTTGGAGCTCTTTTCCCTGCCATCTATATTCCCAGAAGCAAATCGACCAGGACTCCATGATGTCGAGGTTCTAGAACGCGCGAGGAAACGATGGGCCTTTAGTGATGCCCTAAAGATCCACTTCAGAAGACTGCTCCAAGAGGCCAGGaaagtggccataaaaacagaGTACAAGGAGATACTGGAAGCCTTCGAGTGGGAGGAGTGGATACAGCGCGAGGAGGACATACAGGAGTGCCAGATGATGCGTCTCCAGATCGTGATTAAGATGTTTGACAAGAGGGAGAAGGAGATGCACGCCGCCTCAAAGTCGCGAATTGAAAAAGCCTGCGAGCGAATCGAGCAGCGACGCCAGGCGGGTTTGCGAAAGAACGAGATCGAGTTCCAGCGGGGAATGCGTCGGCTGGAGTTCCAAGTTAATAGGAATCCGCGAAGGTGGGAGAAGCAAAGTCCCATGCATTCGTTGGGATCTCCGTGCTCCGAGTTCTACGCTCCGCTTTCAAGATACGGCGTTGACCCGGCGCGTCGCAATTTTGTGTCCAAAACAGCACAAAGTGCCTTCGACATGAGGATCGACAATTTGGAGAAGAAGGTCAACATTACCGACCTCAAGTGTCCGTTTAGAAAGCTCAAGGATTGGTCCAAGCCCAAAAAGTATGACCAGGAGTACGAGCGCAACTTCTGCAAGGAAGGCAATCTGCAAAAGCTCTTCGAGTCTCTGAAGGGCCTTAGAACACAGGCCAATACGGAGAAAGAAGAACCAAAATGCCTTGTCAAGCGAAGAAAACCAGAACTAGGTAGAGCGGCATCCCTAATGACCCTGGCCTATCTAACTGACCTCTACGATAAAGGGAGCGATCCCGATACTTTCGGTACTTTTAAACCTCCCCCCAAGCCGGTGATGAACCACATGACAGACACAATGCTGTTGCACTTGAAGAACGACAGGAAGCGCGAGGAAATGGAGCACATGTTGAACATATACGAGGGCACCTACGTGGGCTGGGTGATGCAGTTCCTCTCGGAGGAGATGACTCGTCTCTCGGAGCTGCGAAGGCTTCACTTCTTCTCGATTATGGCCCAAAAGGAGCGCTGGAGACGCGAGGCCGCTGAAGCTGGACTGCGGCAGAAGGAGAACGACATGAGACTGCTGTACGAGGAGCTGTTCCAGCATTGCAATGTGGTCCACAACGAGATCTCCCATAAGTACTTCGCCAACATGCTGAGCTCTGATATGTACAATATGGCCGAAGACCTTGCTGGCGAGTCAGTGAGTGAGTTGGCCAAGCAGATCGACACGGATATAATGCGATGGCTGGAGAGCTTCAAGTTGATCCAAAACCCCCTCACCTATGTGCCCTTACGAGTAATGTTGAATGACATGATTTCGCCCAATATGAACAGGATTCTGCAGCTCTACGAGAATTCCCTGATCGCGCAGTACGTAGTGGATGATGTGATATTCCCAAAGGTGTGGAATGAACTGGATCCGTTCGACATAGGAGCTACTCTAACGAGCGACCTCATAGATCGCCTCATCGACAACGATTTGTATCTCATGTCCACGGACAGCGAAAGTGAAACCCCTCAGAAAACTTCCTGGCAAGAAGCCTATGCCATCATTAGAAAGGTCATCCGACGGGCAGTTCCCGGCGATCGTTGGCTTGAAATAAATGAGCGCATTGTAATCGAAAACTATAACGATCTATTCGACGACGTGTTCGCGAGCATCTTTGACAAGATGGAAAATCTTCCAGCCGTTAAGCCTTCCGACTTAATCGAGCTCTGCCAGACTGTCTCTCATGATTACATCCATTGCATGGACAACATCCGCGAAAAGGAGAACGTTAATATCGAATATGATACCTCACTGCCAGGGTCggaattcgaaaaaaaacagatgctaaacatattaaaaaaaaacaaagctgaGAAGATTACaagaaatttagaaaacttcGACAAGCCCCTAGAGAATGACCAGGCATCGGCCAGcgatatatttataagatCTCAAGTCTTCAATCCCATACCGATCGTAATGTCCACACCAAGTGATTTGTTCAGTCTTAGAAGCGCTCTCGATGTTTCGCACGCCTCTAACTTGGGCTCATTTGTAGGCAGGGGCTATAGAGTAGTGCTTCCCAACGAGGACGAAAGAAATCCTATTATTGATATGGTGAAACATGCTATAGAAAGTGAGCCTTCTGGGAATACAGTGACTAGTATTGAGTCACCGAAAGTATGGTCTCATAAAACCCAGTCGGCCATAAATTTAAGGCCGCGGATTTCAGGAACATCTCCATCCCACGATGAACGAGCGGAGGAAGACAACTTAAAACCATTGGATTCATCAACCATCCCATCTCCTGGTGATGCGGAAACTGTAGTATCCACTCCAGTTGAATTAAGCCCCGTTAAGGAATCGACTTCCCAGAATGTTATACCCATTTCCTTGGCTTCTAGTGTCATAATATCCAGCGACACAGCCACAAACGATTTAGACCAAGAAACGGATACGGAGAGGAAAATGCCCTCGACAGTGGATTTCAATCTCGAGCCCCAAGCCGGACCGGATTCCGATGTCGGACCGAATTCCGAATCCGGACCGGAAGTTCAAGAACTTTCGCCCTGGCGGGAAGACTCGTTGTCCTTCATCCCACCCGTACGTTCTTCGGGGTTCAAAACTTCCAGTCTGATTAAATCTGACAAAGGAACTCATTCTTCTAGGAAgtcaaaaactaaaaaataa
- the LOC122613449 gene encoding elongation factor Ts, mitochondrial has product MLLQKIFTRALHSTRQLYAGSGASGGLEKSALAALRKKTGYTFANCKKALEKHNNDVGLAEKWLHEQAQTLGWSKATKVADRATAQGLIGVLIRGNRGAMVELNCETDFVARNDTFKRFVDHVACMCLHYTDLTDFDGDLWKLGFDADALKNLRTEEGRTLGDHLALLIGAIGENATIRRALCFKANNDLRLVGYAHPAPTNVGTTEGITQVGKYGAIVAYRSTHNLLDFEFHKSICQQIVGMKPSKIGEYDKDKPAENKDDETCLIHQEYLLDADKTVGEALQEHNCEIVDYHRFECGEQTERSLEAIIRSQLQSSN; this is encoded by the exons ATGCTGCTTCAAAAGATTTTCACCCGCGCGCTTCACTCCACGAGGCAGCTCTACGCCGGATCTGGCGCATCCGGAGGGCTGGAGAAGAGTGCCCTGGCGGCCTTGAGGAAGAAGACCGGCTACACCTTCGCCAATTGCAAGAAAGCCCTGGAGAAGCACAACAACGACGTCGGATTG GCTGAAAAGTGGCTCCATGAGCAGGCCCAGACGCTCGGCTGGTCCAAGGCCACCAAGGTCGCAGATCGAGCCACTGCCCAAGGTCTGATCGGAGTCCTCATCCGCGGCAATCGGGGCGCTATGGTGGAGCTGAACTGCGAGACGGATTTCGTGGCCAGGAACGATACCTTCAAGCGGTTCGTAGACCACGTCGCCTGCATGTGCCTGCACTACACGGACTTGACGGACTTCGATGGAGATCTGTGGAAG CTTGGCTTCGATGCGGACGCACTCAAAAACTTGCGCACGGAGGAGGGACGCACACTGGGCGACCACCTGGCCCTGCTGATCGGCGCCATCGGAGAGAACGCCACCATCCGACGGGCCCTGTGCTTTAAGGCCAACAACGACCTGAGACTGGTTGGCTACGCCCATCCGGCACCCACCAATGTGGGCACCACGGAAGGCATCACTCAGGTGGGCAAATACGGAGCGATCGTAGCCTACCGATCCACGCACAACCTGCTGGACTTTGAGTTCCACAAGAGCATCTGCCAGCAGATCGTTGGCATGAAGCCGTCGAAGATCGGCGAGTATGACAAGGACAAGCCGGCGGAGAACAAGGACGACGAGACGTGCCTGATTCACCAGGAGTATCTGCTCGATGCGGACAAGACGGTGGGCGAGGCCTTGCAGGAACACAACTGCGAGATCGTGGACTACCATCGCTTCGAGTGTGGCGAGCAGACGGAACGCAGCCTGGAGGCGATCATTCGCTCCCAGCTCCAGAGCAGCAATTAA